From a region of the bacterium genome:
- the argR gene encoding arginine repressor: MAADPGRRLRTRPHAGAPEPMPRDATRADRERRIREIIAHHPVGTQEELAAALRRQGLAVTQATVSRDIKRLGLVKVTMGDGHSRYVVPDRPSPVDVLRRLRHAVTEYVLSVDAGEELVVIHTLAGRANAVGAALDEMRWGDVVGTVAGDDTIVVVPRRRAARDHVLLRLRRLVEGRPI, from the coding sequence ATGGCGGCGGATCCCGGGCGGCGTCTTCGGACGCGGCCGCACGCGGGCGCTCCCGAACCGATGCCCCGCGATGCGACCCGCGCGGATCGGGAACGACGGATTCGAGAGATCATCGCCCACCATCCTGTAGGCACCCAGGAAGAACTCGCCGCCGCGCTCCGCCGCCAAGGGCTCGCGGTCACCCAGGCGACGGTGTCCCGCGATATCAAGCGCCTCGGGCTCGTCAAAGTGACGATGGGGGACGGGCATTCCCGGTACGTCGTGCCGGATCGGCCATCGCCGGTCGACGTGCTCCGCCGCCTGCGGCATGCTGTGACCGAGTACGTCCTTTCCGTCGACGCGGGCGAAGAGCTGGTGGTGATCCATACCCTGGCCGGCCGCGCCAACGCCGTGGGGGCGGCGCTCGATGAGATGCGGTGGGGCGACGTCGTGGGAACCGTCGCCGGCGATGACACGATCGTGGTGGTGCCCCGCCGTCGCGCGGCACGCGACCATGTGTTGCTCCGACTTCGCCGGCTCGTTGAAGGGCGTCCGATCTGA
- the ybeY gene encoding rRNA maturation RNase YbeY — translation MEVWVTNLQHKVSIETSFIRDVVMSALRIEGHPQPPDVSVALVDDAYIRVLNREYRGVDQPTDVLAFPMESESGARGDPALGDIVISLERAREQARQFKHPIRREVALLAVHGLLHLLGYEDDSEAGASAMWSKQKQLLERILGTEARDGR, via the coding sequence ATGGAAGTCTGGGTCACGAACCTGCAACACAAAGTGTCGATCGAGACGAGCTTCATCCGAGACGTCGTCATGTCTGCGCTCCGAATCGAAGGACATCCGCAACCCCCCGATGTCAGCGTCGCGCTGGTTGACGATGCCTACATTCGAGTGCTCAACCGCGAGTACCGCGGGGTCGATCAGCCCACGGACGTGCTGGCGTTTCCGATGGAGAGCGAGAGCGGCGCTCGAGGGGACCCGGCCCTCGGGGACATTGTCATTTCCCTCGAGCGCGCCCGAGAACAGGCTCGTCAGTTCAAGCATCCGATTCGCCGGGAGGTCGCGCTGCTCGCCGTGCACGGCCTGCTGCACCTGCTCGGATACGAGGACGACAGCGAAGCGGGCGCCTCGGCGATGTGGTCCAAGCAGAAGCAGCTCCTGGAGCGAATCCTGGGCACCGAGGCCCGAGACGGCCGGTAG
- a CDS encoding diacylglycerol kinase family protein → MACALRGFRHASRTQRHFRAQLLIAAGALFFAAWAGVSTVELAVLAVTVAVVLGAELLNTAVEILTDLLHPDHGPAAAAVKDVSAAAVLISAALAVAVGLLVLLPRVIELSPSAVRGIPLVLGVVCLLILAAGAVRARRPSRLRA, encoded by the coding sequence ATCGCGTGCGCCCTCCGGGGGTTCCGTCACGCCTCGCGGACGCAGCGACATTTCCGCGCCCAACTGCTCATCGCCGCCGGCGCGCTCTTCTTCGCCGCGTGGGCGGGGGTCTCGACGGTAGAGCTGGCCGTCCTCGCGGTCACCGTGGCGGTCGTGCTTGGGGCGGAGCTCCTCAACACGGCCGTGGAGATACTGACCGATCTCCTTCATCCCGATCACGGCCCCGCCGCGGCGGCGGTGAAAGATGTCTCGGCCGCGGCCGTCTTGATCTCGGCAGCGCTCGCCGTCGCCGTGGGCCTGCTCGTGTTGCTGCCCCGCGTCATCGAGCTCTCTCCCTCCGCGGTTCGGGGCATCCCCCTCGTGTTGGGGGTCGTGTGCCTGCTCATCCTGGCCGCCGGTGCGGTCCGCGCGCGTCGCCCATCCCGCCTCCGAGCCTGA
- a CDS encoding hemolysin family protein: protein MSLRIVLLVLFVLCSAFFSASETALFAANRVVLRQRRAQGDRRARAAYALLNRANELLTTLLTGNTMANVGASVVATSIALSLVGRRRGEWVAFLGTTLVVLIAAEIAPKTLAARHADRLALVVAGPIGTLMRVFTPLLRVLSVIGTTLVRPFGGHITPRAPLVTEEQLRFLVEVGEEEGVIEEEERAMIHSIFEFGDTVVREVMRPRVDIVAVPADATVNGAIGLMAEHGHSRLPIYEGTIDHIIGVVYMRDLVPALRQGRLDRPVSEVRRPAFFIPETKKVDELFKEMQQKKLSMAIVLDEYGGTAGLVTVEDLLEEIVGEIQDEYDLEEKPIQLIDANTALVNARIHVDDVNELLGTRLPVDEVDTVAGLVYALFGRVPAQGEKVDLPGVELRVEKTLGQRITRVRITRTTPAPQEEAAPL, encoded by the coding sequence TTGAGCCTTCGGATCGTCTTGCTCGTGCTGTTTGTCCTCTGCTCGGCCTTCTTCAGCGCGTCGGAAACCGCGCTCTTTGCCGCCAACCGGGTCGTGCTGCGCCAGCGGCGGGCCCAGGGAGACCGCCGCGCCCGCGCCGCGTACGCCCTACTGAACCGCGCCAATGAGCTGTTGACCACCCTCCTCACCGGCAACACGATGGCCAACGTGGGGGCCTCGGTCGTGGCGACGTCGATCGCGCTGTCACTGGTCGGCCGGCGCAGAGGGGAGTGGGTCGCGTTTCTCGGGACCACGCTCGTGGTGCTCATCGCGGCCGAGATCGCACCCAAGACCCTCGCGGCGCGCCACGCCGACCGCCTGGCGCTGGTCGTCGCCGGCCCGATCGGCACGCTGATGCGGGTGTTTACCCCGCTGCTCCGGGTCCTCTCGGTGATTGGGACGACGCTCGTGCGGCCCTTTGGAGGCCATATCACCCCGCGGGCCCCGTTGGTAACCGAAGAGCAACTGCGCTTCCTGGTGGAGGTCGGGGAGGAGGAGGGGGTCATCGAGGAAGAGGAGCGCGCGATGATCCACTCGATCTTCGAGTTCGGGGATACCGTGGTCCGGGAGGTGATGCGGCCGCGCGTCGACATCGTGGCGGTGCCGGCCGATGCGACGGTGAATGGGGCCATCGGGTTGATGGCCGAACACGGCCACTCCCGCCTGCCGATCTACGAGGGGACGATCGATCACATCATCGGCGTCGTGTACATGCGGGATCTCGTCCCCGCGCTTCGCCAGGGCAGGCTCGATCGGCCCGTCTCCGAGGTCCGGCGTCCCGCGTTCTTTATCCCCGAGACCAAAAAGGTCGATGAGCTCTTCAAGGAGATGCAGCAGAAGAAGCTGTCGATGGCGATCGTCCTCGACGAATACGGCGGGACCGCGGGCCTCGTGACCGTGGAAGACCTCCTCGAGGAGATCGTGGGGGAGATTCAGGACGAGTACGATCTAGAGGAAAAGCCCATCCAGTTGATCGATGCGAACACCGCGCTCGTCAACGCGCGCATCCATGTGGATGATGTCAACGAGCTGCTCGGCACCCGGTTGCCCGTCGACGAGGTCGACACCGTGGCCGGATTGGTCTACGCGCTCTTCGGCCGGGTGCCGGCGCAGGGCGAGAAGGTGGACCTGCCGGGGGTGGAGCTGCGCGTCGAAAAGACCCTGGGGCAGCGGATCACGCGGGTGCGGATCACACGCACGACGCCGGCGCCGCAAGAGGAAGCCGCCCCACTGTGA
- a CDS encoding DUF502 domain-containing protein, with protein sequence MKLRLRTYFFAGLLVLIPLVVTIGILSWLFNLLDGFLGPYIYDWLGRPMPGLGLIATLVLIFLIGVITTNIIGRRLMGAVDEALHRIPLVRSIYSMTKQMSDSIFQGRQVAFQQVVLVEYPRRGLYQIGFVTGMIEGPLQQELASRAGERMINVFIPASPNPMSGYLVIVPERDIQVLGLSVQDGLKMIISGGMAIPTAQRGMLPKGRDGGGAAAK encoded by the coding sequence GTGAAACTTCGCCTCCGGACATATTTCTTCGCCGGCCTCCTGGTGCTGATTCCGCTGGTCGTGACGATTGGGATCCTCTCCTGGTTGTTCAATCTCCTGGACGGGTTCCTCGGTCCCTACATCTACGACTGGTTGGGCCGTCCGATGCCGGGGCTGGGCCTGATCGCCACCCTGGTGCTTATCTTCTTGATCGGCGTCATCACGACCAACATCATTGGCCGCCGCCTGATGGGCGCCGTCGATGAGGCGCTCCACCGGATCCCGCTGGTCCGCAGCATCTACTCCATGACCAAGCAGATGAGCGACAGCATTTTCCAGGGCCGGCAGGTGGCGTTTCAACAAGTGGTGCTCGTCGAGTACCCTCGCCGGGGGTTGTATCAGATCGGGTTCGTCACCGGGATGATCGAGGGCCCCCTCCAGCAGGAACTCGCGTCGAGGGCGGGGGAACGGATGATCAATGTGTTCATCCCGGCGAGCCCGAACCCGATGTCGGGCTATCTCGTGATCGTGCCTGAGCGAGATATCCAGGTTCTCGGGCTCAGCGTCCAGGATGGGCTCAAGATGATCATCTCGGGGGGGATGGCCATTCCGACGGCGCAGCGGGGGATGCTCCCCAAGGGACGCGATGGGGGCGGCGCGGCCGCGAAATGA
- a CDS encoding YceI family protein, protein MAGIVVAGMATTWSGALAAPPSAPAPVGQERFVIDPAASQASYRVGEVFIDQGNQFHVAVGTTHAIQGEIYLDRANPRRSRVGTITIDISQLKSDRSGRDRRIRSGWLESERFPMAVFMPTQIQGLPDTYTPGREIAVQIAGDLKIREVTRPTTFAAKLRFDGETITGDATATIHMTDFGFDPPSILGVLKAQNEATLEFQFVARHAQ, encoded by the coding sequence ATGGCTGGGATCGTGGTGGCCGGGATGGCGACGACGTGGAGTGGAGCGCTCGCCGCTCCGCCCTCCGCCCCCGCTCCGGTGGGGCAGGAACGGTTCGTGATCGATCCGGCAGCGTCTCAGGCGTCCTACCGGGTTGGCGAAGTCTTCATCGACCAGGGCAATCAATTTCACGTGGCCGTGGGGACGACCCACGCGATCCAGGGCGAGATCTACCTGGACCGGGCGAATCCCCGCCGCAGCCGCGTGGGGACGATCACCATCGATATCAGCCAGCTCAAGTCGGACCGATCCGGCCGCGACCGCAGGATCCGGAGCGGGTGGCTCGAATCTGAGCGGTTCCCCATGGCCGTGTTCATGCCCACCCAGATCCAGGGGCTGCCCGACACGTACACGCCCGGCCGCGAGATCGCCGTCCAAATCGCCGGCGACCTCAAGATCCGTGAGGTGACCCGGCCGACGACGTTCGCCGCGAAGCTGCGGTTTGATGGCGAGACGATCACGGGGGACGCGACCGCGACGATCCACATGACCGATTTCGGGTTCGACCCCCCATCCATCCTAGGCGTCCTCAAAGCCCAGAACGAGGCCACGTTGGAGTTTCAGTTCGTCGCGCGGCACGCCCAGTGA
- a CDS encoding dienelactone hydrolase family protein: protein MTDLERYILDEWTDDYHSGRLDRREFLRRIAVFSGGAAAGLAVLMGRGFAATPEEVAEAASSPAPLRAQASAVTVPPDDPTIDAKMVSFPLGSTAIQAYLALPRNKPQASGVIVVHENRGLTDHFKDVCRRLAKAGYAGLAVDLVSPQGGTGKFTDSAEVSTYLFRTPPERHVEILNGGARYLQGLPAVRGDRIGTMGFCFGGGMVWRFATQNPDLRAAVPFYGPNPPLEDVAKIHAAVLALYGSLDTFVNPGIAAMKNALEKAGVTFEMHVYDGAHHAFFNDTGQAYDAAAAKDAWARTLAWFGRWLA, encoded by the coding sequence ATGACTGACCTGGAACGCTACATCCTGGACGAGTGGACGGACGACTACCACTCGGGACGGCTCGACAGGCGGGAGTTCTTGCGGCGGATCGCCGTGTTTTCGGGAGGCGCGGCGGCGGGCCTCGCCGTGCTCATGGGCCGGGGATTCGCCGCAACCCCCGAGGAGGTCGCGGAGGCCGCATCATCCCCCGCGCCGCTGCGGGCCCAGGCCTCGGCCGTGACCGTCCCGCCCGATGATCCCACGATCGATGCGAAGATGGTGTCGTTTCCGCTCGGGAGCACGGCCATTCAGGCCTATCTGGCATTGCCGCGAAACAAGCCGCAGGCCTCCGGCGTCATCGTCGTGCACGAGAACCGCGGCCTCACCGACCACTTCAAGGACGTCTGCCGCCGTCTCGCCAAAGCCGGGTACGCCGGGCTGGCGGTCGATCTGGTGTCCCCCCAGGGGGGAACGGGGAAATTCACCGATTCCGCGGAGGTGTCGACGTACCTCTTCCGGACTCCTCCGGAGCGGCACGTCGAGATCCTGAACGGGGGCGCGCGGTACCTGCAGGGATTGCCGGCCGTCCGAGGCGATCGCATCGGAACGATGGGGTTCTGTTTCGGCGGAGGGATGGTCTGGCGGTTCGCGACGCAGAACCCTGATCTTCGCGCCGCGGTGCCCTTCTACGGTCCCAATCCGCCGCTTGAGGACGTGGCGAAGATCCACGCGGCCGTGCTGGCGCTCTACGGATCGCTCGACACCTTTGTCAACCCGGGCATCGCCGCGATGAAGAATGCGCTCGAGAAGGCGGGAGTGACCTTCGAGATGCATGTCTACGACGGCGCGCACCACGCGTTCTTCAATGACACCGGTCAAGCTTACGACGCGGCGGCGGCAAAAGACGCTTGGGCCCGCACGCTCGCGTGGTTCGGGCGGTGGCTCGCTTGA